A window of the Buteo buteo chromosome 8, bButBut1.hap1.1, whole genome shotgun sequence genome harbors these coding sequences:
- the DRD3 gene encoding D(3) dopamine receptor — MALFTRTSSHPNTTDPVPCGANNTTEPDLPHSHAYYALCYCILILAIIFGNVLVCLAVLRERTLQTTTNYLVVSLAVADLLVATLVMPWVVYLEVTGGVWTFSRICCDIFVTMDVMMCTASILNLCAISIDRYTAVVKPVQYQYSTGQSSCRRVSLMIVIVWMLAFAVSCPLLFGFNTTGDPSVCSISNPSFIIYSSLVSFYLPFMVTLLLYVRIYLVLRQRQKKRTLTRQGSHSASTKPCYAHKEYMERKALPNRSQGTFSPCLPLKCSAQETSTKRKLLTVFSLQRYRSFCHEASLTKTPGTTQHSRLEERRKSTKSGLEVQRLSDGKTISSLRLAQQQPRLIQLRERKATQMLAIVLGAFIVCWLPFFLIHILNAHCPSCHVPPGLYSASTWLGYVNSALNPIIYTTFNTDFRKAFLKILCC, encoded by the exons ATGGCCCTCTTCACAAGAACCAGCAGTCATCCTAACACCACCGACCCCGTTCCCTGTGGGGCAAACAACACTACAGAGCCCGACCTGCCACACTCGCATGCCTACTACGCCCTCTGCTACTGCATCCTGATTTTGGCCATCATCTTTGGGAACGTGCTGGTCTGCTTAGCCGTGCTGAGGGAACGCACCTTGCAAACCACCACAAACTACCTTGTGGTGAGCCTGGCGGTGGCGGACTTACTGGTGGCTACTTTGGTGATGCCATGGGTGGTGTACCTGGAG GTGACCGGAGGAGTCTGGACCTTCAGCCGCATCTGTTGTGATATCTTCGTCACCATGGATGTAATGATGTGCACAGCCAGCATTTTAAACCTCTGTGCTATCAGCATTGACAG ATACACCGCAGTGGTGAAACCAGTTCAGTACCAGTACAGCACCGGGCagagctcctgcaggagggtgTCTCTCATGATTGTGATAGTCTGGATGCTGGCATTCGCAGTGTCGTGCCCTCTCCTCTTCGGCTTCAATACTACAG ggGATCCCAGTGTCTGTTCCATATCCAACCCTAGTTTCATCATCTACTCCTCTTTGGTGTCCTTCTACCTCCCCTTCATGGTGACCCTGCTGCTCTATGTCCGGATTTACCTCGTGCTAAGACAAAGACAAAAGAAGCGAACCCTCACCCGGCAGGGCAGCCACAGCGCCAGCACCAAACCGTGTTATGCACACAAA GAATACATGGAGAGAAAAGCTTTGCCAAACAGAAGCCAAGGCACCTTTTCCCCCTGTCTCCCACTCAAATGCTCAGCCCAGGAGACGTCTACCAAAAGGAAGCTGCTGACCGTCTTCAGCCTGCAGCGGTACCGCAGCTTCTGCCACGAGGCATCCCTCACCAAGACACCAGGGACTACACAACACAGCAGgctggaagagaggagaaagagtaCGAAGTCAGGACTGGAGGTACAGAGGCTCAGCGATGGCAAAACCATCAGCTCTTTGAGGCTagcgcagcagcagccccggctGATCCAGCTTCGGGAGAGGAAGGCTACGCAGATGCTAGCTATTGTCCTGG GGGCATTCATAGTCTGCTGGCTGCCCTTCTTCTTGATTCACATTCTCAATGCCCACTGCCCATCCTGCCACGTGCCCCCAGGGCTTTACAGTGCCAGCACCTGGCTTGGCTACGTGAACAGCGCTCTCAACCCCATCATCTACACAACCTTCAACACCGACTTCCGCAAAGCCTTCCTCAAGATCCTCTGCTGCTGA